The genome window ttgttttgttattcagtttatttatatgtattgcatagtttcacagttcaataaaaatgtggaacgacaatcacgctgcactttggtccgcttctccttacgacaaccgtgacaaatgcATACTaaaagaaccaatatcactccctaaaaacacaaccctatggaacaatccttggatagcttttcagagtTCACCGATAAATTGGCCCCATAGAAAACTAAAGGCATAAGaaataaaatgatttccattacagaattaaaaagcaattttAGACTGACTAATGTAGACATTTTCAAATACACGCAATTGAAAAGTTCTATACACAAAATTTCTATCtgaaatcttttggacatcaAAGAAATGTTGAGGGAATCCTATCTGACTCAGAAAAGGATACACATAGAGTATGATAGGTAATATAAAATGTTTAGATCAAGATTTAAAAAGAACTGATATTGACACAAGATGAAGGgagtgttggaacataactaatcAGCACATCCACCAGTGCTGCTGTGAACCGCATCACAAGAGACATGCTAAACGGAAGacgtataattttttttaaatatttgatgCGATTTCAATGTTTTAGTTGCTTTGTGTGCCACCAAATTTgcttgagatgattttactgcaacactgctcactgaatccaagttgcttgacataggggtttcaaagagctgtcagtcaaggcgagcTCAAGAATATAAGCTCCCTCtcactcagcctgtcttttcaaacttcctggcAGTTACCATGAGATAAAAAGTAATTTTAAGAATGACTGTTCAGGACCTTTAAGTGTACAACTAGCAAGGACTCAATAATTCATGTCTTCTGGGAGTGCTATAAAGTCAAAACATTATAGatggagttagaaagttggcagCCAGAAGTTTTACAATGTAAGTTTACTTTTAATCCATCTAtatgcatatttcaagacatgtcaTATGAGGTTGTGGTGAAATACTCAATGGGGTGGACCATACTTTTCTCTTCAACGATTCTGAAAAACTTCTCAtaaactggtactgtacatctttCGTTCATGCTGGGAAAAGAGAGAGTTGCTCCCAAGAATCAGAAATTCTTCCTAGGTTTGAGCTCACGGCTGCTGTGTTGGCAGAAAATTGTCATGCCAAATTGTCATAACAAAAGTAAGAACTGTGAGCTCTCCCACCGAACACCTGTGCCTTTATATATCACCTGGTGTGTTTACCAAAACCATTTGTCTGCCCCCTAGTGGTCGGGAGTGTAATTGCCCAAATAATACCATAATATAAGATACACCCAAATTGGCTCCTACACTGgctaaagttcatgatgccattgaccttaacaaggggcccaggaccagtggaagaaaattaaccccataacgtcaaagatTCACCAATATATTTTACGGTAGATATGGGGTTATTTTCTGTGCATTCTCATTTcgatgccaaacccaccactggtgtgcatggccaaagcTATTTTCAAAGGATATCAATGATCTGGAAGGATTCAGTacagaggaatggtctaagatccctcccaatgtggtCTCCaaatcataaaacattttagaaaaagtgtcagtgctgttatccttgcacagtgaggtattgaaaacaggggtgtcattAATTGTGACCCATACAATGTAGCTCAGtattgaatgatttattttatacagtcatttttgctcatttttatcaagggtgtcaataatttcagaccacACTGTATGCGGAGCTAGATTTCTGTTTAAATCTTGTACCACCTTTTGACAGAAATCTATGTCCACAGACTCACCTCAGGGGTGGAACGGCAGCACTGGCAGACAGCTCTGCAGGCGAATGGCGAGACACAGATGGACACTATAAACTCCAGCATGGAGAAAACAACCTGAAAACACCTGAAATTCCCTGGGACCTGACCTATAGACAGAGAGTAACAGGAAACAGCAGTTAACTAGACTACACTGCGATTTTGGAGCAATTATGTACAATTAAACTTTGACTCCCGTTTCAGCGTGGGCTAACAAGAAGTATAAATTAACTCAATAGCATCTAATTCACTATTGCTTGCATGTTGGAGATGTCACATATATGCTACAAATGGTGTATAATTTAAACGAATAAAAAACATTCAACAGTATGTACAAAAGTCTAGAAATACGATTATAGATGATAAATACCCCTATACCGATTTACAAATATGTCCTGACCAAAGGAATAAGCATTTGGTATGTACCCAATACTGTTGACAGACATAAGATGGAGGGTAGTATGGAGGATAGTCTGGATagtcacagtagtagttataaAAGATGATCCCAGCACTGTCTAAAGAATGCAGAATGGTGCCAGTAAGAGCAGTAACCGTGGCGACAACATTCATTCCAAGGGAGCCTGTTACCTAAGGGACAGAGAGCAGAAAGAGGACATGGGGATGAATGATACAATATAGAATACAGTGTGTTGACAATCATTATTACATGTCTTTATTAATGGTGCAATCTGCAGTTGCTGAATCGCCAGTGCCCACCCCACTGCTTGTGATGTGGGAGGAAAACAAGCAGGTTGAACGAAAAAATTAGGGCCTATATATAAAGTAGATTCTGTTTTGAAATAGAGTGGAACTTTATAAATCAAAAGCCTaaactttattgaggaaaaaataGTTGACACTGACCAGACGTGTTCAATTTGTTGTCAGCAGCAACAGTTAGAGAGCCTGCAATGACATACTGAGAAGGAACAAGGAAGGTATTAAACaagggtgcgtcccaaatggcatcctattctctacaTGGTACactacaaaagtagtgcactatatagtgagtAGGGTACCATGTGGGACAAACATATTTCTACAGTATGACCAAAGTTAAAATTCAAGTTTAATTACTCCCACATAGAAGTCAATACAAACTGAGTGTATAAATGGCGTAGGCCTAGCCAAATACATATACAGTGATAAAAGTCATTAGTTAAGTGATTCGTTATAAAGCATTACCTTAAATTAaagattttatatttttttcatttttttacatttgtttttaatgCATTTCTTTTCAAATTGTGACATGATTCAATTATTAGGATGTTTTGTTTGCGTCAAGAAAGACAGGAAATGTAGGGTAGGATTGTTAGACAGAACAGTTCACTCACAATGATAGATCCCCAGACAAATATTCCGCTAATTACTCCAATATTGTCTACTTGTGGTCCTGTAGCCATCACGATTCCTGTCAACAGCATCATCAAACCAACCATGATCTGTACGGTCTGTGAGAGAAAAACAAAGTACAAAGCAGAAAATTCATTTTTCTCTTCTTCCAATACATTCAACcaaaattgtctttttttttatttcaaaatCATTTTCAAATGATGTAAAACAGAAATTCTTACCCCCAGCGCTTTTGGTTGCCCTGCCCGGAAACTTCCCGGCACTGAGGAAACCGTCTGTCCCAAACAGTGAGGGGCAGAAGCGACCCTCACAACCCCCATCCTGTTCCCAGTGGGGTGTACATGGGTGATGACCACCACCCCGTTAGTGGTGGTTGTTACAGAGCTGGACATCTTCACAGAGGAGAGACGGATGTTTGTAGTACAGTAAGAGGTGATACGGCTGGTCAGTGGTGTGTTGTTGAGCCTCATGTAAAGTTTATACTCTACCTGGGACTTCCAGATAATAATTTACTTGGGACTGTCATGCATAATAGGTGTCTGCCACTCATTAGACTTTGAACTCTCCccattaaatatttattttacttcacctttatttaaccaggtaggcaagttgagaacaagttctcatttacaattgcgacctggccaagataaagcaaagaagtgtgacacatacaaaaacacagagttacacattgaaaTATGGGTGGGCGGTAGGCTGTTTGTCTTTGTGGTTGCTGTATCATCTGTTTACTTGAATCATTTCGTCATTGTTGAGCGACATTTAGTTCCTTCTGTATTATCATAACTTCCCATCATGGGCTTGAAGTTGTTTGCCTTCAGAACACAGGCTATACAAGAAACTCATACACTTCCATGAAAGTGTGTATAAGTTTCTCTTTCATGTTACATAGCATGGAAgtgtatacatttattttgtttctGTGCTGTAGAGGCAACCATCTTTAAGGTGTGGTATAATAAAGTAATTTAATTTAAACAAAGACTTTTCCCCTCTGTGGGGAGACATCCTGAATTAAAGAAGAAGTAGGTGAAATAACCAGAATAACGGTTTATTAGTGAATGTTGAATTATTGTTAAGTGGATGTTAGATAAGCATGACAAACAGAAAAGAGCTTAGTAAAGTGTATATACTGTAAATGTTGAGATATCATGTAAACATAAGCTCTTCATGTCTACTCCtgcatccctctcttcctctccccatcttctctcctccctcttcctctcctcatctctcttcctctcctcatcttacTTCCTATtctcccctctcatcctctcctcctgtatatgcctctccttctctcttttccaAGATTATTATAGTTATTAGTTTTTAATTCAATTCATTTTTTGATTTTTCtttgaaattcagtttagtttGCCTTTAGAGTTTctataaatgttttgtttgataaaaacaTTACTATTTCAATTTATGTTATTTAGTTTCAGTTTAGTTTTAGCAGTAGCAgtgcatgggtaaaatcactggggaagccaagcacATGCCCCCCCAACTACACCTTTGTTTTATTACAAAACCAGTATACATTGGCTTCAAAAAGTATTCCTACCCCTTATTCCacctttctcacccatctacacacaatactccataatgacaaagtgaaaacacgttttttttaaatgatgcaaatttattgtaaattaaatacagaaatatctcatttacataagtattcacacccctgactcaatacatgttagaatcacctttggcagcgattacagctgtgagtctttctgggtaaatctctaagagttttgcacacctggattgtacaagctttgtcaagttggttgttgatcattgctagacagcc of Salmo trutta chromosome 1, fSalTru1.1, whole genome shotgun sequence contains these proteins:
- the LOC115196211 gene encoding membrane-spanning 4-domains subfamily A member 8-like; the protein is MRLNNTPLTSRITSYCTTNIRLSSVKMSSSVTTTTNGVVVITHVHPTGNRMGVVRVASAPHCLGQTVSSVPGSFRAGQPKALGTVQIMVGLMMLLTGIVMATGPQVDNIGVISGIFVWGSIIYVIAGSLTVAADNKLNTSGNRLPWNECCRHGYCSYWHHSAFFRQCWDHLL